A section of the Lutra lutra chromosome 3, mLutLut1.2, whole genome shotgun sequence genome encodes:
- the LOC125095930 gene encoding replication protein A 14 kDa subunit-like, with product MVDVMELPRSRVNASMLAQFIDRPVCFVGRLEKIHPTGKMFILSDGEGKNGTIELMEPLDEEISGRVTAKATIMCASYVQFKEDNHPFDLGLYNEAVKITHEFPQFFPLWMVQHD from the coding sequence ATGGTGGATGTCATGGAGTTGCCCAGGTCGCGCGTCAACGCCAGCATGCTAGCTCAGTTCATCGACCGGCCGGTCTGCTTCGTAGGAAGGCTGGAAAAGATTCATCCcactggaaaaatgtttattctttcagatggagaaggaaaaaatggaactaTTGAGTTGATGGAGCCCCTTGATGAAGAAATCTCTGGAAGAGTAACAGCCAAGGCAACCATTATGTGTGCATCATATGTCCAGTTTAAAGAAGATAACCATCCTTTTGATCTTGGACTTTACAATGAAGCTGTGAAAATTACTCATGAGttccctcagttttttcctttgtggATGGTGCAACATGATTGA